In Agrobacterium tumefaciens, a single genomic region encodes these proteins:
- a CDS encoding type II toxin-antitoxin system Phd/YefM family antitoxin — translation MTITIKIGEAKTHLSELLVKVEAGEEIIIARGNEPVARLVKANDLKSREQLIAAIRTERSRRKSVTADEIRTWKEEGRK, via the coding sequence ATGACGATTACGATCAAGATCGGTGAAGCGAAAACACATCTCTCGGAGCTTCTTGTGAAGGTAGAAGCGGGAGAAGAGATCATCATTGCCCGAGGAAACGAGCCTGTGGCACGCCTCGTCAAAGCAAACGACCTAAAATCTCGAGAGCAGCTCATCGCTGCAATTCGCACCGAGCGGTCGCGCCGAAAGAGTGTGACGGCGGATGAAATCAGGACGTGGAAAGAGGAAGGCCGCAAATAA
- the purN gene encoding phosphoribosylglycinamide formyltransferase, with protein sequence MMSAAFSSGRKRVVVFISGGGSNMVSLAKACQAKDFPAEIACVISDKASAGGLAKARDLGIATLVFERKTYGSKAEHEGAILAALGEIAPDIICLAGYMRLISGDFIAPYEGRIINIHPSLLPLFPGLHTHQRAIDSGMKISGCTVHFVTEGMDEGPTIAQGAVPVLSDDTADTLASRILTVEHQLYPLALKLLAEDKVLMEGGKTIFAADEIKSEHRSLISAS encoded by the coding sequence ATGATGAGCGCCGCCTTCTCGTCCGGCCGCAAACGTGTCGTCGTTTTCATCTCCGGCGGCGGCTCCAACATGGTGTCGCTGGCCAAGGCCTGTCAGGCGAAGGATTTTCCGGCCGAAATCGCCTGCGTAATCTCGGACAAGGCGTCCGCGGGCGGGCTGGCAAAAGCCCGGGACCTCGGCATTGCGACTCTGGTGTTCGAACGCAAAACCTATGGCAGCAAGGCCGAACATGAAGGTGCCATACTGGCCGCACTTGGCGAGATCGCGCCTGATATCATCTGCCTGGCCGGTTACATGCGGCTGATATCGGGGGATTTCATTGCCCCCTATGAAGGCCGGATCATCAATATCCACCCTTCCCTGCTGCCGCTCTTTCCCGGTCTTCACACCCATCAGCGGGCCATCGACAGCGGCATGAAGATTTCCGGCTGCACCGTGCATTTCGTCACCGAAGGCATGGATGAAGGCCCCACCATCGCGCAGGGCGCGGTGCCGGTGCTTTCCGACGACACGGCCGATACCCTTGCGTCACGGATTCTGACAGTCGAGCACCAGCTTTACCCGCTGGCCCTTAAATTGCTTGCTGAAGACAAGGTGCTAATGGAAGGCGGAAAGACTATCTTCGCTGCCGACGAAATTAAATCCGAGCACCGAAGCCTGATATCCGCCTCATAA
- the purM gene encoding phosphoribosylformylglycinamidine cyclo-ligase, translated as MSQSGKNGLTYSDAGVDIDAGNLMVEKIKPAVRSTRRPGADGEIGGFGGLFDLKAAGFTDPVLVAANDGVGTKLKIAIDADYHDTVGIDLVAMCVNDLVVQGAEPLFFLDYFATGKLDPDQGAAIVSGIAAGCRESGCALIGGETAEMPGMYSDGDYDLAGFAVGAAERGQLLPAGDIAEGDVILGLSSSGVHSNGFSLVRKIVSISGLDWSAPAPFADGKKLGEALLTPTRIYVKPLLKAIRETGALKALAHITGGGFPENIPRVLPKHLAAEIDLAAIKVPAVFSWLAKTGGVEANEMLRTFNCGVGMIVVVSAENAGKVTDALTAEGETVFPLGRMVAREEGAHGTIYKGTLGL; from the coding sequence ATGAGCCAGTCGGGCAAGAACGGTCTTACCTATAGTGATGCGGGTGTGGATATCGACGCCGGCAACCTGATGGTCGAAAAGATCAAACCGGCGGTGCGCTCCACGCGGCGTCCCGGCGCAGACGGCGAAATCGGCGGCTTCGGCGGCCTGTTTGATCTGAAGGCGGCGGGTTTCACCGATCCGGTTCTGGTCGCCGCCAATGACGGCGTCGGCACCAAGCTGAAGATCGCCATCGACGCTGACTATCACGACACCGTCGGCATCGATCTCGTGGCCATGTGCGTCAACGATCTCGTCGTCCAGGGCGCAGAGCCGCTGTTCTTCCTCGACTATTTCGCCACCGGCAAGCTCGACCCCGACCAGGGTGCGGCCATCGTTTCCGGCATTGCCGCCGGTTGCCGCGAATCCGGCTGTGCGCTGATCGGCGGTGAAACCGCTGAAATGCCGGGCATGTATTCCGATGGCGACTACGATCTCGCCGGCTTTGCCGTGGGTGCGGCCGAACGCGGCCAGCTTCTGCCGGCCGGTGATATTGCCGAAGGCGACGTCATTCTCGGCCTCTCCTCCTCCGGCGTTCACTCCAACGGTTTTTCGCTGGTGCGCAAGATCGTATCGATTTCCGGTCTCGACTGGAGCGCGCCCGCCCCCTTCGCCGACGGCAAGAAGCTCGGCGAAGCGCTGCTGACGCCGACCCGCATCTATGTGAAGCCGCTTCTGAAGGCGATCCGCGAGACCGGCGCGCTGAAGGCGCTTGCGCACATCACTGGCGGCGGTTTCCCGGAGAATATTCCGCGCGTTCTGCCCAAACATCTCGCCGCCGAGATCGATCTTGCCGCAATCAAGGTTCCGGCCGTCTTCTCCTGGCTTGCCAAGACCGGCGGCGTCGAAGCCAATGAAATGCTGCGTACCTTCAATTGCGGTGTCGGCATGATCGTCGTCGTTTCGGCTGAAAATGCCGGCAAGGTCACCGACGCGCTCACGGCGGAAGGCGAAACTGTCTTCCCGCTCGGCCGCATGGTCGCCCGCGAAGAAGGCGCGCATGGCACGATCTACAAGGGCACTCTCGGCCTATGA
- a CDS encoding class I SAM-dependent DNA methyltransferase, protein MQRSSENGIAEYNAGLFDNPEVAEWYDGQQLYLAERIILEDFRHAYAGKRLLDLGVGTGRTTKPLLPLVDDYIGIDRSQPMLSLARHNFPTATFLDMDVRAIGQFGAERFDCVLGALAILSAFDHEDRLAIIHAVRSILSPDGYFIFSFHNRQWKRAGGMPLHRRSWHPREVVNSLHPQSWINYLRLQSATRQTPEYAILADQAHRWSGLFYFIDLAAQTRQLQDAGFEVVARYGENGRRIEENSDTSNDGLLNLVCRAASQSS, encoded by the coding sequence ATGCAGAGATCAAGTGAAAATGGCATCGCGGAATATAATGCCGGTCTCTTCGACAACCCCGAAGTTGCCGAATGGTACGACGGCCAGCAGCTTTATCTCGCCGAACGCATCATTCTCGAAGACTTCCGCCATGCCTATGCCGGCAAGCGGCTGCTCGATCTCGGGGTTGGCACCGGACGGACGACAAAACCGCTTCTGCCGCTGGTGGACGACTATATCGGCATAGACCGTTCGCAGCCGATGCTTTCGCTGGCGCGGCACAACTTTCCCACGGCCACATTTCTCGACATGGATGTGCGGGCAATCGGCCAATTCGGGGCGGAGCGCTTCGATTGTGTGCTTGGCGCACTCGCCATCCTGAGCGCCTTCGATCATGAGGACCGGCTCGCCATCATCCATGCGGTCCGCAGCATCCTGTCTCCGGATGGTTACTTCATCTTCTCGTTTCATAATCGGCAGTGGAAACGGGCCGGCGGCATGCCGCTGCATCGACGCTCCTGGCATCCGCGCGAGGTGGTGAATTCGCTGCATCCGCAAAGCTGGATCAATTATCTGCGGCTGCAATCCGCCACGCGGCAAACGCCTGAATATGCCATTCTCGCGGATCAGGCGCATCGCTGGAGCGGCCTGTTTTATTTCATCGACCTTGCCGCCCAGACCCGCCAGTTGCAGGATGCGGGCTTCGAGGTGGTCGCCCGTTATGGCGAGAACGGACGGCGGATCGAGGAAAATTCCGATACGTCCAATGATGGCCTGCTCAATCTCGTCTGTCGTGCCGCTTCGCAGTCATCGTGA
- a CDS encoding molybdopterin-containing oxidoreductase family protein: MNILDGRHFGLFAASLMQYTKDMNVATPISAEKAASRAEVRIGHTVCPHDCPSACALEVDINADGRIGRVRGANANTYTAGVICAKVARYSERIYHPGRLLTPKRRKGAKGAGDWQEISWEAALDEVADAFVKAEARHGAEAIWPYFYAGTMGQVQRDSIERLRHARKYSGFFGSICTNMAWTGYVMGTGALRGPDPREIGKADVVVIWGTNAVATQVNVMTHAVKARKERGAKIVVVDIYDNPTMKQADMRLVVRPGTDAALACAIMHIAFRDGYADRDYMARFADDPAGLEAHLKSKTPQWASEITGLSVEEIEAFARLVGTTKKTFFRLGYGFARQRNGAVAMHAALSIATVLGSWQYEGGGAFHNNGDIFRLNKAELMGSSYADPDVRQLDQSQIGRVLTGDAEALRHGGPVTALLIQNTNPVNVAPEQRLVKQGFLRDDLFVAVHEQFMTETADVADIVLPATMFLEHDDIYRAGGQNHILLGPKLVEPPETVRTNLFVIEELAKRLGIDHMPGFGLSARDHVDRMLKTSGWGDFDTLAEEKWIDAQPPFEVAHYLEGFGYGDGKFRFSPEWATGPSPNKPPKNIGVMGPVSEFPKFPDQVDVIEVADADHPFRLATSPARNFLNSTFAETKTSVQKEGRPELMVCPEDAARNDIADGDIVRIGNARGEVRLHAKIVEGARPGVLIAEGLWPNKAHLDGEGINVLTGADAVAPYGGAAFHDNKVWLRRDDEACEAG; encoded by the coding sequence ATGAATATTCTTGATGGACGTCACTTCGGCCTTTTTGCCGCATCATTGATGCAATATACAAAAGACATGAACGTTGCGACCCCGATTTCCGCTGAAAAAGCCGCCTCCAGGGCCGAAGTCCGTATTGGCCATACGGTCTGTCCGCATGACTGTCCGAGCGCCTGCGCGCTGGAGGTCGATATCAATGCCGATGGCCGCATCGGCCGCGTGCGCGGAGCCAATGCCAATACATATACCGCCGGCGTCATCTGCGCCAAGGTGGCGCGGTATTCCGAGCGCATCTACCATCCCGGCCGTTTGCTGACGCCGAAGCGCCGCAAGGGCGCAAAAGGGGCAGGCGACTGGCAGGAGATTTCCTGGGAAGCGGCGCTGGACGAGGTGGCCGACGCTTTCGTCAAGGCCGAAGCCCGCCACGGCGCCGAGGCCATCTGGCCTTATTTTTACGCCGGCACCATGGGGCAGGTGCAGCGCGATTCCATCGAGCGGCTGCGCCACGCCAGGAAATATTCGGGCTTCTTCGGTTCGATCTGCACCAACATGGCCTGGACGGGTTATGTGATGGGCACCGGTGCGCTCCGTGGTCCAGATCCGCGCGAGATCGGCAAGGCCGATGTCGTCGTCATCTGGGGTACAAATGCGGTCGCCACGCAGGTCAACGTCATGACCCATGCGGTGAAAGCCCGCAAGGAGCGCGGCGCGAAGATCGTCGTTGTCGATATCTACGACAATCCGACCATGAAACAGGCGGATATGCGCCTCGTCGTCCGTCCCGGCACGGATGCCGCACTGGCCTGCGCCATCATGCACATTGCCTTCCGCGACGGTTATGCCGACCGCGATTACATGGCTCGCTTCGCCGACGATCCGGCGGGGCTCGAAGCACATCTGAAGTCGAAGACGCCGCAATGGGCATCCGAAATCACCGGTCTTTCCGTGGAGGAGATCGAGGCTTTCGCGCGGCTTGTCGGCACCACGAAAAAGACGTTCTTCCGGCTGGGTTACGGTTTTGCCCGCCAGCGCAATGGCGCGGTCGCCATGCATGCGGCGCTTTCGATCGCCACTGTGCTCGGGTCCTGGCAATATGAGGGCGGCGGCGCGTTCCACAATAATGGCGATATCTTCCGGCTCAACAAGGCGGAACTGATGGGCAGTTCCTACGCCGACCCTGATGTGCGCCAGCTCGACCAGTCGCAGATCGGCCGCGTGCTGACGGGGGACGCGGAAGCGCTGCGTCATGGCGGTCCGGTGACGGCGCTGCTCATCCAGAACACCAATCCCGTCAATGTCGCGCCCGAACAGCGGCTGGTGAAACAGGGTTTCCTGCGCGACGATCTCTTCGTAGCGGTGCATGAGCAGTTCATGACGGAGACGGCTGACGTGGCCGATATCGTGCTGCCGGCCACCATGTTTCTCGAACATGACGATATCTATCGCGCCGGCGGCCAGAACCACATTCTGCTCGGGCCCAAGCTGGTCGAGCCGCCGGAAACGGTGCGCACCAACCTCTTCGTCATCGAGGAACTGGCAAAACGCCTCGGTATCGACCATATGCCGGGCTTCGGCCTTTCGGCCCGCGATCACGTCGATCGCATGTTGAAAACCAGTGGCTGGGGCGATTTCGACACGCTGGCGGAAGAAAAGTGGATCGACGCGCAGCCGCCGTTTGAAGTGGCGCATTATCTCGAGGGCTTTGGTTATGGCGACGGAAAGTTCCGCTTCAGCCCGGAATGGGCAACCGGACCGTCTCCGAACAAGCCGCCGAAGAACATCGGCGTCATGGGGCCTGTCTCCGAGTTTCCGAAATTCCCCGATCAGGTCGATGTCATCGAGGTCGCGGATGCGGACCATCCCTTCCGGCTGGCGACCTCACCGGCGCGCAACTTCCTGAATTCCACCTTCGCGGAAACCAAAACCTCCGTACAGAAGGAAGGCCGTCCGGAATTGATGGTCTGTCCCGAAGATGCTGCCCGCAACGATATTGCGGATGGCGATATCGTCCGCATCGGCAACGCACGCGGCGAAGTGCGCCTCCATGCGAAGATCGTGGAGGGCGCAAGGCCGGGCGTGCTGATTGCCGAGGGCCTGTGGCCGAACAAGGCGCATCTGGACGGTGAGGGCATCAATGTTCTGACCGGTGCCGATGCCGTCGCCCCTTATGGCGGCGCGGCGTTTCACGACAATAAGGTGTGGCTGCGCCGCGACGACGAGGCTTGCGAGGCCGGCTAG
- the hdaA gene encoding DnaA regulatory inactivator HdaA, with translation MTDQIKTDNARSKAEQLPLAFSHQSASGREDLLVSASLAAAVSLIDEWPHWPSPVVVLAGPPGSGKSHLANIWKNISDARDIHPAAGADAARAAETGPVLFEDADRRGFDDTELFHVINSVRQHGTTLLMTSRQWPAAWPVTLPDLRSRLKAVTVVETGEPDEGLLAQVLVKLFADRQLYMDDKLIGYIVNRMERSLDTAQTIVERIDRLALSRATRITRPLVAEVLNAMDNAATGDGPDVD, from the coding sequence ATGACTGACCAAATCAAAACCGACAACGCCCGGTCGAAGGCTGAGCAGCTGCCGCTCGCATTCTCGCACCAGTCCGCTTCCGGCCGGGAGGATCTCCTCGTTTCCGCCTCGCTTGCGGCTGCCGTCAGCCTCATCGATGAATGGCCGCACTGGCCGTCGCCGGTCGTGGTGCTGGCCGGGCCGCCGGGTTCGGGCAAATCCCATCTCGCCAATATCTGGAAAAATATCAGCGATGCCCGCGACATTCATCCGGCGGCGGGCGCGGATGCCGCGCGTGCGGCTGAAACGGGACCGGTTCTTTTCGAGGATGCCGACCGGCGGGGTTTTGACGACACGGAACTTTTCCATGTCATCAACAGCGTGCGCCAGCACGGCACGACGCTTTTGATGACCAGCCGACAATGGCCCGCCGCATGGCCGGTGACGCTGCCGGACCTGCGTTCGCGCCTGAAAGCCGTGACCGTGGTGGAGACCGGTGAACCGGATGAGGGGCTGCTGGCGCAGGTGCTGGTAAAACTCTTTGCCGACCGGCAGCTTTATATGGATGACAAACTCATAGGCTACATCGTCAACAGGATGGAGCGTTCGCTCGATACGGCGCAGACGATCGTGGAGCGGATCGATAGGCTGGCGCTCTCGCGCGCAACGAGGATCACCCGCCCGCTGGTGGCGGAAGTCCTCAACGCGATGGACAATGCGGCGACGGGCGACGGGCCGGACGTCGATTGA
- a CDS encoding omptin family outer membrane protease → MPFSRFSLPISLALAMSTTVPAMAEPGGITASLDAGVLNIKATETFYDGSHKNSQLDWKTTNAMALRGSLGLELSPDWRVKAEGRVGFEGDGYLTDYDWLRPYYRDTSKDGWSHRSQHDDTRLDHYFSGSLEFNRTLLEDSLQYMSAGIGFRYTDVKWSGYGGTGTYSTAAFRDSPRAWKDDLKVITYRQQIPVVYGNLSGGRKFGNWSLNAGLEGGAMVYAKATDDHWLRNTRFTDKFDIGGMFGLKGGVAYNLTENASIYLDGAYEYTGFGHGDKTAVPIGGSNGFVYKNAGGGDMQSLFVGAGVKGRF, encoded by the coding sequence ATGCCATTTTCGAGATTTTCACTGCCGATTTCGCTCGCCTTGGCCATGAGCACGACCGTGCCAGCAATGGCGGAACCGGGCGGCATAACCGCCTCGCTGGATGCGGGCGTTCTTAACATCAAGGCGACAGAGACTTTCTACGACGGAAGCCATAAAAACAGTCAACTCGACTGGAAAACGACGAATGCTATGGCCCTGCGCGGATCGCTCGGCTTGGAGCTCTCGCCCGACTGGCGCGTGAAGGCGGAAGGACGCGTTGGTTTTGAAGGTGACGGCTATTTGACTGACTATGACTGGTTGCGTCCCTACTACAGGGATACCTCGAAGGATGGCTGGAGCCATCGTTCACAACACGACGACACGCGCCTCGATCATTATTTCTCCGGAAGCCTGGAATTTAACCGGACATTGCTGGAAGATTCGCTGCAATATATGAGCGCTGGCATCGGTTTTCGCTACACGGATGTGAAATGGTCCGGATACGGGGGTACGGGAACCTATAGCACAGCGGCCTTTCGCGACAGCCCGCGCGCATGGAAAGACGATCTGAAAGTAATCACGTATCGGCAACAAATCCCCGTTGTCTATGGGAATCTCAGCGGGGGCAGGAAGTTCGGTAACTGGTCGCTCAATGCCGGCCTTGAAGGCGGTGCGATGGTGTATGCCAAAGCGACGGACGACCACTGGCTACGAAATACCCGATTCACTGACAAGTTCGATATCGGTGGCATGTTCGGATTGAAAGGTGGCGTTGCTTACAATCTGACCGAAAACGCTTCCATCTATCTCGACGGCGCTTATGAATATACCGGCTTCGGCCATGGAGATAAAACTGCGGTGCCCATCGGCGGCTCCAACGGCTTCGTTTATAAAAACGCAGGCGGTGGCGACATGCAGTCGCTTTTTGTGGGAGCCGGGGTGAAAGGCCGTTTTTGA
- a CDS encoding AI-2E family transporter, which produces MQPHVSGTSLRRQVFFWIGVLAVFVLFLMVFSSILLPFVAGMALAYFLDPVADWLERRGLSRLMATVVILVSFVLIFALSLIIIIPLIVAQASEFITRIPQYVSSLQQLIAGADTNLLPDWVSSQIDAVKENFSKLLTEGAGFIGTLLTQIWNSGKSLVDVMSLLVVTPVVAFYLLLDWDRMIDKVDSWIPRDYVHTVRQIARDMDKTIAGFVRGQGSLCIILGVYYAVGLSLVGLNFGLLIGLFSGLISFIPYIGSMVGLILAVGVAIVQFWPDYIYVFLTLVVFFSGQFIEGNILQPKLVGKSVGLHPVWLMFALFAFGALFGFVGLMIAVPAAAAVGVLVRFALSRYLESDLYHGHAANLPWDANPALEEGEASSGKIDSQS; this is translated from the coding sequence ATGCAACCCCATGTGAGCGGCACGAGCCTGCGCCGGCAGGTGTTTTTTTGGATCGGTGTGCTTGCCGTCTTTGTCCTCTTCCTGATGGTCTTCAGCTCCATTCTCCTTCCTTTCGTCGCGGGCATGGCGCTTGCCTATTTTCTCGATCCGGTGGCCGACTGGCTGGAGCGACGGGGCTTGAGCCGGTTGATGGCGACCGTCGTCATCCTCGTTTCCTTCGTGCTGATCTTTGCGCTGTCGCTCATCATCATCATTCCGTTGATCGTCGCCCAGGCGTCGGAATTCATCACGCGCATCCCGCAATATGTCTCCTCGTTGCAGCAGCTGATCGCCGGCGCCGATACCAATCTTCTTCCGGATTGGGTGAGCAGCCAGATCGACGCCGTGAAGGAGAATTTTTCGAAGCTGCTGACCGAGGGCGCAGGTTTCATCGGCACGCTTTTGACGCAGATCTGGAATTCCGGCAAATCGCTGGTTGATGTCATGTCGCTGCTGGTCGTCACGCCTGTCGTCGCCTTCTATCTGCTGCTCGACTGGGACCGGATGATCGACAAGGTCGACAGCTGGATACCGCGCGATTACGTGCATACCGTGCGCCAGATCGCCCGCGACATGGACAAGACGATTGCCGGTTTCGTGCGGGGGCAGGGGTCGCTCTGTATCATTCTGGGTGTGTATTATGCCGTCGGCCTGTCATTGGTTGGCCTGAATTTCGGCCTGCTGATCGGCCTTTTCTCCGGCCTCATCAGCTTCATTCCCTATATCGGCTCCATGGTCGGTCTCATCCTCGCCGTCGGCGTCGCCATCGTGCAGTTCTGGCCGGACTATATCTATGTCTTCCTGACGCTCGTCGTGTTCTTTTCCGGCCAGTTCATCGAAGGCAACATCCTGCAGCCGAAGCTTGTCGGCAAAAGCGTCGGCCTGCATCCGGTCTGGCTGATGTTCGCTCTCTTCGCCTTTGGTGCCCTTTTCGGTTTCGTCGGCCTTATGATCGCCGTGCCGGCTGCGGCGGCCGTTGGCGTGCTTGTCCGCTTTGCATTGTCGCGGTATCTTGAAAGCGATCTTTACCATGGGCACGCCGCCAACCTTCCCTGGGATGCCAACCCCGCCCTGGAAGAAGGGGAAGCGTCCTCCGGGAAGATTGACTCTCAGAGCTGA
- a CDS encoding NUDIX domain-containing protein, with the protein MTQTQAKNLPTDLDTGRIRLVEKETVWKGFVHMQKLIFDQRMPDGRTMRIVREVHDHGSAAAILLYDVKRDSVVMVRQFRPAAFVNDDPSFMIEVPAGLLDDDDAADAIRREAMEESGYAVEKVEYLFDMYASPGTLTEKVSLFVARIDLDVQAGNGGGLEDEGEDLEVLTYGLDEAFAMIASGEITDSKTIILLQWAMLNRAVLSKP; encoded by the coding sequence TTGACACAGACGCAGGCGAAAAATCTTCCGACCGACTTGGACACCGGCAGAATCCGGCTGGTGGAAAAAGAAACGGTGTGGAAGGGCTTCGTGCACATGCAGAAGCTCATTTTCGACCAGCGTATGCCTGACGGTAGGACGATGCGCATCGTGCGGGAAGTGCATGACCACGGCAGCGCCGCCGCCATTCTTCTTTATGACGTGAAACGCGACAGCGTGGTGATGGTGCGCCAGTTTCGCCCCGCCGCTTTCGTGAACGATGACCCGAGCTTCATGATCGAGGTACCGGCGGGGCTTCTCGATGACGACGATGCCGCCGATGCCATTCGCCGCGAGGCGATGGAAGAGTCCGGTTATGCGGTCGAAAAAGTCGAGTATCTCTTCGATATGTATGCGAGCCCCGGCACGCTGACGGAAAAGGTGAGCCTCTTCGTCGCGCGCATCGACCTCGACGTGCAAGCCGGCAACGGCGGCGGGCTGGAGGACGAAGGCGAGGATCTGGAGGTTCTGACCTATGGCCTCGACGAGGCCTTCGCGATGATCGCATCAGGTGAAATCACCGATTCCAAGACGATCATCCTGCTGCAATGGGCGATGTTGAATCGCGCGGTTTTGAGCAAGCCTTAA
- a CDS encoding type II toxin-antitoxin system VapC family toxin, which yields MAFVVDASVVAAWFLPDEDSAVADEALARLKTQDALAPDLLLHELRNILLSAERRKRISADDIFAILMRFSSLPLTLSPSTDHVSIIRLAQKHALSAYDAAYLSLAIAHNAPLATHDRKLAAAAKMESMAFV from the coding sequence ATGGCCTTTGTTGTGGACGCCTCGGTTGTCGCGGCATGGTTCCTGCCTGATGAGGATAGTGCCGTTGCCGACGAAGCACTGGCGCGGCTGAAAACGCAGGACGCTTTGGCACCGGATCTTCTGTTGCACGAGTTGCGCAACATATTGCTGTCAGCCGAACGCCGGAAGCGCATTTCTGCAGATGACATCTTTGCTATACTGATGCGTTTTTCCAGTCTGCCGCTCACGCTCTCCCCCAGCACGGATCATGTTTCAATCATTCGCCTGGCACAAAAACACGCTCTCTCCGCCTACGATGCCGCTTATCTATCGCTTGCAATCGCGCACAACGCGCCTCTCGCAACGCATGACAGGAAGCTCGCAGCAGCGGCCAAGATGGAGAGCATGGCCTTCGTTTAA